From Heliomicrobium gestii, one genomic window encodes:
- a CDS encoding peptidoglycan-binding protein, which yields MIVYYVRPGDTLTAIAQRYGVTLEQLLAANRLPNPDVLQVGQAITIPTPALPGGLCPTLSLGARGAQVRRLQQLLARSGFNPGPIDGIFGTATRNAVIALQRRQNREPSGVVERAEWQALGVNCARPPIPPFPRQPAQRPPASPQPPRRPAPAPPRPTPPRPAPPEPAPPPTPAPPAGPTCPDLARGNTGEAVRRLQRLLDAAEYPVTVTGVFDQATENAVRTFQSEVGINPTGRADLETWLSLGESCGDLPRPPRHRITRVINNIRYTLYTNKAVYRRGEPILITFIKTNVGAQPITLNYPSSQRYDLNVELGLSGIEVWRWSRGRSFNPVAETIVLRPTEYQAFQETWNQSSNTGQEIRYPGRYILTATNLGTRQGVSVEFELQPAVSASESENRMD from the coding sequence TTGATCGTTTATTATGTTCGACCGGGCGACACATTGACTGCCATCGCCCAGAGGTATGGCGTCACATTGGAGCAGCTGCTGGCGGCCAACCGGCTGCCGAACCCGGATGTCTTGCAGGTGGGGCAGGCGATCACGATTCCTACACCGGCCTTGCCGGGAGGCCTTTGCCCAACCCTCTCTCTGGGCGCTCGGGGCGCCCAGGTCAGGCGTCTCCAGCAACTGTTAGCCAGGTCCGGTTTCAATCCGGGACCGATCGACGGAATCTTCGGAACCGCTACGAGAAACGCCGTCATCGCCCTGCAGCGACGCCAGAACCGGGAGCCTTCCGGTGTGGTTGAGAGGGCGGAATGGCAAGCCCTGGGTGTCAACTGTGCTCGTCCGCCCATCCCGCCCTTTCCCAGACAGCCGGCACAGCGACCTCCAGCGTCGCCGCAGCCGCCTCGCCGTCCGGCGCCGGCGCCGCCGCGGCCCACGCCGCCGAGACCTGCGCCGCCAGAGCCTGCCCCGCCCCCTACGCCGGCGCCGCCTGCAGGGCCCACCTGTCCCGACCTGGCCCGGGGGAACACCGGGGAGGCTGTTCGGCGTCTGCAACGGCTCCTGGACGCCGCCGAGTACCCGGTCACCGTCACCGGTGTCTTTGATCAGGCGACAGAGAACGCCGTGCGGACCTTTCAATCTGAAGTGGGGATCAATCCCACCGGACGGGCCGATCTGGAGACGTGGCTCTCCCTCGGAGAATCCTGCGGCGATCTGCCCAGGCCGCCTCGTCATCGCATCACCCGCGTGATCAACAATATCCGTTACACCCTGTACACAAACAAGGCCGTCTACCGGCGGGGAGAGCCCATCTTGATCACCTTCATCAAAACCAATGTGGGCGCCCAACCGATCACGCTCAACTATCCCTCTTCCCAGCGGTATGATCTGAATGTGGAGTTGGGATTGAGCGGTATCGAGGTTTGGCGCTGGTCCCGTGGTCGTTCCTTCAATCCCGTAGCAGAGACCATCGTATTGAGGCCGACGGAATATCAGGCCTTCCAGGAAACGTGGAACCAGTCGAGCAACACCGGCCAGGAAATCCGTTACCCCGGACGATACATCCTCACCGCCACCAACCTGGGGACCCGGCAGGGCGTCAGTGTCGAATTCGAACTGCAGCCGGCGGTCAGCGCTTCAGAATCCGAAAACCGGATGGACTGA
- a CDS encoding CHAD domain-containing protein → MRKKWEIEGIDPDKPLAKMARLIIRDRLRQVLAQHVRYVTTRDPEALHQLRIGLRRLRYPLETIYDCFPKGTRKRFYALVDDVQEQTGQARDLDVLTEHLDALTAHHPEALLAGIRHDLRRSRVNRYQDVDRRLNTFPDEPALIDFCRLLDLTEELCACREAVRGSLETADSETTVSADEPRECDVKGGAPASGD, encoded by the coding sequence ATGAGGAAAAAGTGGGAGATTGAGGGGATCGACCCGGATAAGCCGCTCGCGAAAATGGCGCGCCTGATCATCCGTGACCGGCTCCGCCAGGTATTGGCCCAGCATGTTCGCTATGTGACGACCAGAGACCCGGAGGCGTTGCACCAACTCCGCATCGGCCTCCGCCGCCTCCGCTATCCCCTGGAAACGATTTACGACTGTTTCCCCAAGGGAACGCGCAAGCGTTTTTACGCCCTTGTGGACGATGTGCAGGAACAGACGGGACAGGCGCGAGATCTGGATGTGCTGACAGAACACCTCGATGCCCTCACAGCCCATCACCCGGAAGCGCTGCTTGCCGGGATCCGGCACGACCTGCGGCGTTCCCGGGTGAACCGGTATCAGGATGTCGATAGGCGGCTGAACACCTTCCCGGATGAACCGGCGCTGATCGATTTCTGCCGCCTTCTCGATCTGACGGAGGAACTGTGCGCCTGCCGGGAAGCGGTCCGGGGCTCGCTGGAAACAGCAGATTCAGAAACAACGGTTTCAGCCGATGAACCCAGGGAGTGTGATGTCAAGGGCGGCGCTCCGGCCAGCGGTGATTGA
- the asd gene encoding archaetidylserine decarboxylase (Phosphatidylserine decarboxylase is synthesized as a single chain precursor. Generation of the pyruvoyl active site from a Ser is coupled to cleavage of a Gly-Ser bond between the larger (beta) and smaller (alpha chains). It is an integral membrane protein.), whose protein sequence is MRRVKLAILHMLPQTWLSRQSGKWAASRWSRRAIPWFIRRYGVNLEEAEKSWQEYRSLADFFCRRLKPGIRPVCPDDNIIVSPVDGQISQMGAVSAGRLIQAKGINYSLEQLLGDTEQARRFTGGEFITIYLSPRDYHRIHAPLAGRVTGYAYWPGRLYPVNDLGVRGVPNLFARNERLITYMDTDVGQVGVIKVGAMMVGSVRVGYAEINRRKRAKLVSVTEGPYLEKGDELGYFEFGSTVILLYEPGAIRWKAGIETGARLKMGEEIAEKII, encoded by the coding sequence TTGCGACGCGTCAAACTTGCCATTCTACATATGCTGCCCCAGACCTGGCTGTCCCGCCAAAGCGGGAAGTGGGCCGCTTCCCGCTGGAGCCGGAGGGCCATCCCCTGGTTTATCCGCCGCTACGGCGTGAACCTGGAGGAAGCGGAAAAATCCTGGCAGGAGTATCGTTCGCTGGCCGATTTCTTCTGCCGCCGCTTAAAGCCGGGCATCCGTCCCGTCTGTCCCGACGACAACATCATCGTCAGTCCCGTAGACGGTCAGATATCCCAGATGGGCGCCGTATCAGCGGGGCGCCTGATTCAGGCAAAAGGGATCAATTACTCCCTCGAACAACTCCTCGGTGACACAGAACAGGCGAGACGATTCACCGGAGGGGAGTTTATCACCATCTATCTGAGCCCCCGCGACTACCATCGCATTCATGCGCCCCTGGCCGGGCGGGTGACCGGGTACGCCTATTGGCCCGGACGGCTCTATCCCGTAAACGACCTTGGCGTGCGCGGGGTGCCCAACCTCTTCGCCCGCAATGAGCGCCTGATCACCTACATGGACACTGACGTGGGACAAGTTGGGGTGATCAAGGTGGGCGCGATGATGGTCGGCAGCGTCCGTGTCGGCTATGCCGAGATCAATCGGCGCAAGCGGGCCAAGTTGGTCTCCGTTACGGAAGGTCCCTATCTGGAAAAAGGGGACGAGTTAGGCTACTTTGAGTTCGGATCTACGGTGATCCTTCTCTATGAACCCGGCGCCATTCGCTGGAAAGCAGGCATTGAAACGGGTGCTCGTCTGAAGATGGGCGAGGAGATTGCGGAAAAAATTATTTGA
- a CDS encoding phosphoenolpyruvate carboxykinase (ATP), translating to MHPFRQPLELARLIDNPTAEQLREMARGEEHTTEFGSPCYVSAVRNRSAKKTYLVEDGITLGVDQQGISLEKATALAAEVHRYLADKSVIRLDRQMGLDSAHSYHCRLYITEPYARIPAMWVHSLFAPVDKDKEPDLISIYVPEWPERIIFCHPVAGITYILGTDYFGECKKSFLRMAMFRTKQKGGLGLHAGSKVLRVRDGSGEVKDIGFILFGLSGTGKTTLTIHDHGLNGDERVIIRQDDIVLMDPNGFCAGTEDGFYIKTDGLDKPQKVLYDAAVSPNALFENIKVFEGGVIDFFNQELTSNGRGIVLRKEVAGSDDSIDLQKAHKIIFITRRNDIVPPLARLNPVQGAAYFMLGESIETSAGDPTKAGQSKREVGTNPFIVGFEEEEGHRLLEILRNNPDMECYLLNTGSVGAHEGDEGVKLSIKVSTTLMKEIAHGRIEWTVDPDWGYEVPLSVPGIDIEELMPRHFYSEEEYQARVEKLRNERRQWLSRFPGLAKEVREAVEKA from the coding sequence ATGCATCCTTTCCGCCAACCCCTCGAGCTTGCTCGCCTGATCGACAACCCCACGGCAGAGCAACTGCGGGAAATGGCTCGTGGCGAGGAACACACGACAGAGTTTGGCAGTCCCTGTTATGTCTCGGCAGTGCGCAACCGCAGCGCCAAAAAGACCTACCTCGTGGAAGACGGCATCACCCTGGGCGTCGACCAGCAGGGAATCTCCTTGGAAAAAGCGACAGCTTTGGCCGCTGAGGTGCATCGCTACCTGGCTGATAAAAGCGTCATCCGTCTTGACCGGCAGATGGGCCTGGACTCAGCACACAGCTACCACTGCCGCCTCTATATCACCGAGCCCTACGCCCGCATTCCCGCCATGTGGGTACACTCCCTCTTCGCGCCGGTGGACAAGGACAAGGAACCCGATCTGATCAGCATCTATGTGCCCGAGTGGCCGGAACGAATCATCTTTTGCCACCCGGTGGCTGGCATTACATATATCCTCGGCACCGACTACTTCGGCGAGTGCAAGAAATCCTTCCTGCGCATGGCCATGTTCCGGACGAAGCAGAAGGGCGGCCTGGGTCTGCATGCCGGCTCCAAGGTGCTCCGTGTCCGCGACGGTTCAGGAGAAGTGAAGGATATCGGCTTTATCCTCTTTGGCCTCAGCGGCACCGGCAAGACCACCCTGACCATTCATGACCACGGCCTCAACGGTGATGAGCGCGTGATCATCCGCCAGGACGATATTGTGCTCATGGATCCCAACGGCTTTTGCGCCGGCACGGAAGACGGCTTTTATATCAAAACCGACGGCCTCGACAAACCCCAGAAGGTGCTCTACGACGCCGCTGTGTCACCGAACGCCCTCTTTGAGAACATCAAGGTTTTCGAGGGCGGCGTCATCGACTTTTTCAACCAAGAACTGACTTCCAATGGGCGCGGCATCGTCTTGCGCAAGGAAGTGGCCGGCTCGGACGACTCCATTGACCTGCAAAAGGCCCACAAGATCATCTTCATCACTCGACGCAACGACATCGTGCCGCCGCTGGCCCGCTTGAACCCTGTCCAGGGCGCCGCCTACTTTATGCTCGGTGAGTCCATCGAAACCTCTGCCGGCGACCCGACCAAGGCCGGTCAATCGAAGCGGGAGGTGGGCACCAACCCCTTCATCGTCGGTTTCGAAGAGGAGGAGGGGCATCGCCTCCTGGAGATCCTCCGCAACAACCCCGATATGGAATGCTACCTCTTGAATACCGGATCCGTCGGCGCCCATGAGGGCGACGAGGGGGTCAAGCTCTCCATCAAGGTCTCTACGACGTTGATGAAGGAGATCGCCCATGGTCGCATCGAGTGGACCGTCGACCCCGACTGGGGCTACGAAGTTCCTCTCTCCGTTCCCGGCATAGACATCGAGGAACTGATGCCTCGTCACTTCTACAGTGAAGAGGAGTATCAGGCTCGGGTGGAAAAACTCCGCAATGAACGGCGCCAATGGCTGTCCCGCTTCCCAGGACTGGCGAAAGAGGTTCGGGAGGCTGTGGAGAAGGCGTAA
- a CDS encoding coiled-coil domain-containing protein, translating into MSETILRQILDEIKLTKTDIREMKIRLTGIEERQGNMDERLSKFDERQAKMEKQQSKMDERQSKMEQQLSKMDERQSKMEQQLSKMDERQSKMEQQLSKMDERQSKMEQQLSKMDERQTRMEQQQSKMDERQTKMEQQQSKMDERQTRMEQQLSRMEQRQTGLEQGQKELFQLTRAIENNMHETRAEVLRIGERMDRFEGKVNRIVDLQEDVTAVLKELSYRTTKHESEIRELRQAK; encoded by the coding sequence ATGAGCGAGACAATTCTCCGTCAGATTCTAGACGAAATCAAACTCACAAAGACCGATATCAGAGAGATGAAAATAAGATTAACTGGGATAGAAGAACGACAGGGTAATATGGATGAACGGCTGTCTAAGTTCGATGAACGGCAAGCTAAAATGGAAAAACAGCAGTCCAAAATGGATGAACGGCAATCCAAGATGGAGCAACAGCTGTCCAAAATGGATGAACGGCAATCCAAGATGGAGCAACAGCTGTCCAAAATGGATGAACGACAATCCAAGATGGAGCAACAGCTGTCCAAAATGGATGAACGACAATCCAAGATGGAACAACAGCTGTCCAAAATGGATGAACGACAAACCAGGATGGAGCAACAGCAGTCCAAAATGGATGAACGACAAACCAAGATGGAGCAACAGCAGTCCAAAATGGATGAACGACAAACCAGGATGGAGCAACAGCTGTCCAGAATGGAACAGCGACAAACCGGATTGGAACAAGGTCAAAAAGAGTTGTTCCAATTAACAAGAGCGATAGAAAACAATATGCATGAAACGCGAGCTGAGGTCCTTCGAATTGGAGAACGGATGGACCGGTTCGAGGGAAAAGTCAACCGAATCGTCGATCTGCAGGAAGACGTAACGGCGGTTCTCAAAGAACTGAGCTACCGAACCACGAAGCATGAATCCGAAATCCGAGAATTACGACAAGCAAAATGA
- the sigK gene encoding RNA polymerase sporulation sigma factor SigK, with amino-acid sequence MVTACVAAFLTLLLKGFATLFGGLNSNSFPKPLSVEEEAECIARTASGDAEAREKLITHNLRLVAHICKKYYSNDEEIEELISIGTIGLIKAINTFKAEKKVRLSTYASRCIENEVLMHFRDKKRDSRVVSFEESVGVDKDGNTMTYSDILGTDGDTVSEMVERSFEVEDLQDKVRRRLNKKEREILMLRYGLDDGTPKTQQTVADLLNISRSYVSRIEGRGIRKLIKEYAREISGNGDGVGLMKKGRELKKTTPKKGDEPETF; translated from the coding sequence TTGGTAACGGCATGCGTTGCCGCCTTTCTGACGTTACTGCTCAAGGGCTTTGCCACGCTCTTCGGCGGTCTGAACAGCAACTCTTTTCCGAAACCCCTCTCGGTCGAGGAGGAAGCGGAATGCATCGCGCGTACGGCCAGCGGCGACGCAGAAGCACGAGAAAAATTGATAACGCACAACCTTCGGCTGGTGGCGCACATCTGCAAGAAGTACTATTCCAACGACGAAGAGATTGAAGAGTTGATCAGCATCGGCACGATCGGTCTGATCAAGGCGATCAACACCTTCAAAGCGGAGAAAAAGGTGCGCCTGAGCACCTACGCCTCGCGATGCATCGAGAACGAAGTCCTCATGCACTTTCGGGACAAAAAACGCGATTCCCGGGTGGTATCCTTCGAAGAATCTGTCGGTGTCGATAAGGACGGAAACACGATGACCTACAGCGACATCCTCGGCACCGACGGCGACACTGTTTCTGAGATGGTGGAGCGCTCCTTTGAGGTGGAAGACCTTCAGGATAAGGTTCGCCGACGCCTGAACAAAAAAGAGCGTGAAATCTTGATGCTTCGCTACGGTCTGGACGACGGGACGCCAAAGACGCAGCAGACTGTGGCCGACCTGTTGAACATCTCTCGCAGTTATGTGAGCCGGATCGAGGGGCGGGGGATCCGTAAACTGATCAAGGAGTATGCGCGGGAGATCAGCGGCAACGGTGATGGAGTTGGTCTTATGAAGAAGGGCAGGGAGTTGAAGAAGACGACGCCGAAGAAGGGAGACGAGCCTGAGACGTTTTAA
- a CDS encoding DUF2334 domain-containing protein produces MELQGKESPKPLSKLPPVMNKTTQQSGDILSASYKQYRLFATAAMLFLLIFMGRFAITAEGSGAIDAPQGEAIKTAKTVLVVYPTPRLLRGTLPWQERDWPVMLQNLLGHFDVEVTLRTSGEYQEGDLARYDAFVYMGAYTEKVPRALLRDVTRSQGPVMWLGRNIGQLAVVGGPRWQTRLSERQTITYTYKDKRLGEDHPVQWNLVEENPAESDVWAWADCPQGRYPFGLKVHRFWYVANTDLNSQAYLLVADQLFDFLGHPPEGKRWASLRIEDVHPLRSPEMLRQFADTLKSRNIPFMVTVVPVYINPKTGERVTLPERPEMVDALRYMEASGGTILVHGLTHQVGDTETGWGFEFWDADGERPVISRRYLDWAEMRWDRAINDLRALGLRPLGITVPHYAMQAETYRQLRDRVDLLVGCPQIAGYSRLTQKVPYLLKKDRNGYQVIPENIGFFDYRQADPVAPMLEAADEVALVRDCAVGAFFHSFLDSGQLAQLVDGLRHQGFTFLDARSLPVREVLPSASPERAIGAIDDRAVFSDPIVNGDAVNPAPSLLLGKVAAGAADALPLTGVILTALILSTGILVIGTRLVDAVSSTPFQSKAQKKQ; encoded by the coding sequence ATGGAATTGCAAGGGAAGGAAAGCCCCAAGCCGCTGAGCAAGCTCCCTCCCGTCATGAACAAAACGACACAGCAATCAGGTGATATTTTGAGCGCCTCCTACAAGCAATACCGCCTTTTCGCCACCGCAGCGATGCTTTTTTTGCTGATCTTTATGGGGCGATTCGCCATTACCGCCGAAGGATCCGGCGCGATCGACGCTCCCCAAGGGGAAGCGATCAAGACGGCCAAGACGGTCCTTGTCGTCTACCCGACGCCGCGACTTCTGCGAGGCACCCTGCCCTGGCAGGAGCGCGATTGGCCTGTCATGTTGCAAAACCTCCTCGGTCACTTTGACGTCGAGGTGACCCTTCGCACCAGCGGGGAGTACCAAGAAGGCGATCTGGCCCGTTACGATGCTTTCGTCTACATGGGCGCCTACACGGAGAAAGTGCCCCGCGCCCTGTTGCGAGACGTAACCCGTTCCCAAGGACCGGTCATGTGGCTGGGGCGCAACATCGGGCAACTGGCTGTCGTTGGCGGTCCTCGTTGGCAGACTCGTCTTTCCGAGCGACAGACGATCACCTACACCTACAAGGACAAACGGCTGGGTGAGGATCATCCGGTCCAGTGGAACTTGGTTGAGGAAAACCCCGCCGAGAGCGATGTTTGGGCCTGGGCCGACTGCCCCCAGGGGCGGTACCCTTTTGGTTTGAAGGTTCACCGCTTCTGGTATGTGGCCAATACGGATCTGAACAGCCAGGCGTATCTGTTGGTGGCCGATCAACTCTTTGATTTTTTGGGACATCCTCCGGAAGGGAAGCGTTGGGCCAGCTTGCGCATTGAAGACGTTCATCCCTTGCGTTCGCCCGAGATGCTGCGCCAGTTCGCTGATACGCTGAAAAGCCGGAACATTCCTTTTATGGTCACCGTGGTTCCCGTCTATATAAACCCCAAAACGGGGGAAAGAGTAACACTGCCGGAACGCCCGGAAATGGTTGATGCCCTTCGATATATGGAGGCTTCCGGCGGCACGATCCTCGTTCATGGTTTGACCCACCAGGTGGGGGATACGGAGACCGGTTGGGGTTTTGAGTTCTGGGACGCCGATGGGGAACGACCGGTCATCTCGCGGCGCTATCTCGATTGGGCGGAGATGCGGTGGGATCGCGCCATCAATGATCTGCGCGCCCTCGGTTTGCGTCCCCTGGGCATTACCGTTCCCCATTATGCCATGCAGGCCGAGACCTATCGCCAACTGCGTGATCGGGTCGATCTGCTCGTCGGCTGTCCGCAGATCGCCGGTTATTCCAGGCTGACCCAGAAGGTGCCCTATCTCTTGAAAAAGGACCGGAACGGCTATCAGGTGATACCGGAGAATATCGGCTTTTTCGATTATCGCCAGGCCGATCCGGTAGCGCCGATGCTGGAAGCGGCCGATGAGGTCGCCCTGGTGCGCGACTGCGCCGTCGGCGCCTTTTTCCACTCTTTTCTGGACAGCGGGCAACTGGCGCAACTGGTTGATGGTTTGCGCCACCAGGGATTTACCTTCCTTGACGCCCGGAGCCTCCCGGTTCGGGAGGTGCTTCCCTCCGCATCGCCGGAGCGGGCGATCGGCGCGATCGACGATAGGGCTGTTTTCTCCGATCCCATCGTGAACGGCGATGCCGTGAACCCTGCTCCCAGTCTATTGCTTGGAAAGGTGGCAGCAGGGGCAGCCGATGCGCTGCCGCTGACCGGAGTTATCTTGACTGCGCTGATTCTGTCAACAGGCATTCTGGTCATCGGCACAAGGTTGGTAGACGCTGTGTCTTCGACTCCATTCCAATCGAAGGCACAGAAAAAGCAATGA
- a CDS encoding Hpt domain-containing protein, translated as MRFVLEEAAASLLLSPEEFREVLEIFFEEAEKSLAGIDAALPKGDEKALKALFHDLKGSAFNFRIDEVGERAKTLEACAATGDWDRIHREFPLLRDELVQIKRMVQPR; from the coding sequence ATGCGCTTTGTGCTGGAGGAGGCTGCAGCATCGTTGCTGCTGTCGCCCGAGGAGTTTCGGGAAGTCCTCGAGATTTTTTTCGAAGAGGCCGAGAAATCACTGGCGGGTATCGACGCTGCGCTGCCCAAAGGGGATGAGAAGGCGCTGAAAGCCCTCTTTCACGATTTAAAAGGGTCTGCCTTCAATTTTCGTATAGATGAAGTGGGCGAAAGGGCGAAAACCCTGGAGGCCTGCGCCGCAACAGGCGATTGGGATCGGATCCATCGAGAATTTCCCCTTCTCCGGGATGAACTGGTTCAGATCAAGAGGATGGTGCAACCACGGTAG